A genomic stretch from Solanum stenotomum isolate F172 chromosome 8, ASM1918654v1, whole genome shotgun sequence includes:
- the LOC125872853 gene encoding receptor-like protein Cf-9 homolog, protein MMIISSKIFSSLQFFTLLYLFTVTFASIEEAIALLKWKATFKNQNNSLLTSWMPSSNTCEDWYGVVCFNGRVNTLNITNTSVSATLNAFPFSSLPFLENLDLSMNDFSGTIPPEIGNLTNLVYLNLNFNQISGTIPQQMGSLTKLQILCIFKWNFLSGSIPEEIGYLRSLTKLSLGKNFLSGSIPASLGNLNNLSFLLLYENQPSGSIPQEIGYLWSLNVLHFSNNSLNAYIPASLGNLSNLSGLYLYNNQFSRSIPEEIGYLSNLSGLYIYNNQLSGSIPASLGNLNNLSRLHLYNNQLSGSIPEEIGYLSSLTYLYLGNSSLNGSIPSSFGNLRNLKNMILNDNNLIGEIPSSICNLKSLEMFYMPRNNLKGKVPQCLGNISGLQVLVMSHNNLSGEMPPSISNLTSLQILDLGRNNLEGAIPQCFGNISSLQVYDMQNNKLSGTLPTNFSIGSSLISLNLHGNELEGEIPRSLANCKKLQVLDLGDNHLNDTYPMWLGTLPELRVLRLTSNKLHGPIRSSGAEIMFPDLRIMDLSYNAFSKDLPTSQFHHLKGMRTIDQTMKAPSYKRGGVYYHYQDSVVVVTKGLKFEVVKMLSLYTIIDLSNHKFEGHIPSVLGDLIALRVLNMSHNGLKGHIPPALGNLSVVESLDLSFNRLSGEIPQQLASLTSLEFLNLSHNYLQGCIPQGPQFLTFENNSYEGNDGLRGFPVSKGCGNDPVSETNYTVSALDDQERNSEFFNDFWKSALMGYGSGLCIGLSIIYFLISTGNLRWLARIIEELEHKIIRQRRKKQRGQGNYRGRNNRF, encoded by the exons atgaTGATCATTTCCAGCAAAATATTCTCTTCACTTCAGTTTTTCACTCTTTTATATCTCTTTACAGTTACTTTTGCTTCCATTGAGGAAGCAATTGCCCTCTTGAAATGGAAAGCAACTTTCAAGAACCAGAATAATTCCTTATTGACTTCATGGATGCCGAGTTCTAATACATGCGAAGACTGGTATGGAGTTGTATGCTTTAATGGTAGGGTAAACACGTTGAATATTACAAATACTAGTGTCAGTGCTACACTCAATGCTTTTCCATTTTCATCTCTCCCTTTTCTTGAGAATCTTGATCTTAGCATGAATGATTTCTCTGGCACCATTCCACCTGAGATTGGTAATCTCACAAATCTTGTCTATCTTAACTTGAATTTTAATCAGATTTCAGGAACAATTCCACAACAAATGGGTTCACTAACCAAGCTTCAGATTCTCTGTATATTTAAATG GAACTTTCTTAGTGGCTCTATTCCTGAAGAAATAGGTTACCTAAGGTCTCTTACAAAGCTATCTTTAGGTAAGAACTTTCTTAGTGGTTCTATTCCTGCttcattggggaatttgaaCAACTTGTCTTTTTTGCTTCTTTATGAAAATCAACCTTCTGGCTCTATTCCTCAAGAAATAGGTTACCTATGGTCTCTTAATGTCCTACATTTCAGTAATAACTCTCTTAATGCCTATATTCCTGCATCATTGGGGAATTTGAGCAACTTGTCTGGTTTGTATCTTTATAATAATCAGTTTTCTCGCTCAATTCCTGAAGAAATAGGATACCTAAG CAACTTGTCTGGtttgtatatttataataatcAGCTTTCTGGCTCTATTCCTGCTTCATTGGGGAATCTGAACAACTTGTCTAGGTTGCATCTTTATAATAATCAGCTTTCTGGCTCTATTCCTGAAGAAATAGGTTACTTGAGTTCTCTTACTTATCTATATTTGGGTAATAGCTCTCTTAATGGATCTATTCCTTCTTCATTTGGCAATTTGAGAAATCTGAAAAATATGATTCTCAATGATAACAATCTCATTGGGGAAATTCCTTCATCTATATGCAATTTGAAATCACTTGAAATGTTTTATATGCCGAGAAACAACTTGAAGGGAAAAGTTCCGCAATGTTTGGGTAATATAAGTGGCCTCCAGGTTCTAGTGATGTCACATAATAATCTCAGTGGAGAGATGCCTCCatctatttccaatttaacaTCACTACAAATTCTAGATTTGGGCAGAAACAATTTGGAGGGAGCGATTCCACAATGTTTTGGCAATATTAGTAGCCTCCAGGTTTATGATATGCAGAATAACAAACTTTCTGGGACTCTTCCAACAAATTTTAGCATTGGAAGTTCACTTATAAGTCTCAACTTGCATGGCAATGAACTCGAGGGGGAAATCCCTCGATCTTTGGCCAATTGCAAAAAGTTGCAAGTTCTTGATCTAGGAGATAATCATCTCAATGACACATACCCCATGTGGTTGGGAACTTTGCCAGAGCTGAGAGTTTTAAGGTTGACGTCGAATAAATTGCATGGACCCATAAGATCTTCAGGTGCTGAAATCATGTTTCCTGATCTTCGAATCATGGATCTCTCTTACAATGCCTTCTCGAAAGACTTACCGACGAGTCAGTTTCATCATTTGAAAGGTATGAGGACTATTGATCAAACAATGAAGGCACCAAGTTATAAACGAGGTGGAGTATACTACCACTACCAAGACTCGGTAGTTGTTGTAACAAAGGGATTGAAGTTTGAAGTTGTGAAAATGTTGTCTTTGTACACAATTATTGATCTTTCAAACCATAAATTTGAAGGACATATTCCTAGTGTTCTAGGAGATCTCATAGCTCTTCGGGTATTGAATATGTCTCATAATGGATTGAAAGGTCATATACCACCAGCACTTGGAAATTTATCTGTAGTGGAATCGTTGGACCTTTCATTTAACCGCCTTTCAGGAGAGATACCACAACAACTTGCTTCTCTTACGTCTCTTGAATTCTTAAATCTCTCCCACAATTATCTCCAAGGATGCATCCCTCAAGGGCCTCAATTTCTTACCTTTGAGAACAATTCATATGAAGGTAATGATGGATTACGTGGATTCCCCGTTTCAAAGGGTTGTGGCAATGATCCTGTGTCAGAGACAAACTATACAGTGTCTGCGCTAGACGATCAAGAAAGAAATTCTgaatttttcaatgatttttggaAATCAGCTCTGATGGGCTATGGCAGTGGACTATGTATTGGCTTATCCATAATATATTTCTTGATCTCAACTGGAAATCTAAGATGGCTTGCAAGAATCATTGAAGAACTGGAACACAAAATTATCAGACAAAGGAGAAAGAAGCAGCGAGGTCAAGGGAATTACAGAGGAAGAAATAATCGCTTCTAG